Part of the Oncorhynchus mykiss isolate Arlee chromosome 23, USDA_OmykA_1.1, whole genome shotgun sequence genome is shown below.
tcagcatgatcattacacaggtgcacctagtgctgggggacaataaaaggctactataaaatgtgcggttttgtcacacaacacaacgccacagatgtctcaagttatgagggagcgtgcaattggcatggtgactgcaggaacgtccaccacagctgttgcccgagaattgaatgttaatatctctaccataagccgcctaacGTATTTTTGtgtttacatgttgcgtttatattttttgttcagttgtGTCGCAATAGAGGAATATTTTACATTCAAACAGAAATGAGGAGAATTAATTAATGTTCATCTTTCATCACCCTGATTAAGACAGCTTGGctggtattacatttttgcatctgagctcctagagtgtgcggctctcttttattttcatcAAGGCCTTGGAAAAACCGGACAAGTGACCAAATAGAGACGCGAGACGAGAAACAGAGGCGGTATTAGACATAACAGAAGAGATATTAACAGGAAGTCACCAAGTGCCTGAATTTCAGCCTCAGTCAGATAAATAACAATGTGATATACTGAAAGCCTAATGCAGTAGCTCGAATCATACCGGGCATAGCAGACTTAAATCAGGATTATAAATAATATACATGATTTACACATGTAAACATTCTCCACCCTACTCTAACCACCTGACAGGACATGCGTGGACGACATCCTGTCACTGTTTTTGGTTTGACTGGTGCTGAGAGCTACAGTAAGTCCCAATGAACGCCGGGGAAACAGGAATTCAGATGACCCTCACAGGACGTGAGAGCTGCTTGCCTATTTGTCTTTCCTAGGAGATTTTTAACGGAGACACAAAGTCATTTGTCTAGATCGTAAAAATACATCaaaacaacatttttatttttggtgttcatttaaggttaggcataaggttagcagtgtggttacggtTAGGCATAAGAGTAGCAGTGTGGTGAAggtttaaaataacattttaagaaGATGAATTGAAGAAATGGACAGGGTTAACGACTTTATGGCTGGGATAACTAGTATCACGCCCCAAAATCTCCTAGAAAAAACTCATTTGTGAGCTTCTTAGCTTACACTTCTGAGGCGTGTTCATTAGGGTACAATATTGAAAATAGCTTTGAACAATTTAGGTTTACGTTCCAAAAGTTGTTATTGGACCAGTACAGTTCAGAGAACACTCAGCACCATTAGGCTGTACCAGGTCTTCAGCCCGGTTATATTTTCTACAAATGCCTCAAaaccctcccttccttccttccttccttccttccttccttccttccttccttccttccttccttccttccttccttccttccttccttccttccttccttccttccttccttccttccttccttccttcctaatAGTTCTGATTTGACAGGGTCTGTTGACAGAGATgtgatggagagaaaaaaaccACACGATAGACCAGATATAAATCACCAAGAAAGGACTGAAGGAAGAATTCAACAGGATGTCTGTCTTCAGGGGGACTAGAGGAATACGGCCCTGTACACTGACCCAGGCAAACAGGGGAGTCATTTCATTGGTTCCAGCAGAATTATGGAGGCGTGTCTCTACGGGGTTGCAATGAAATCGGGGTTAAGATTTGTTTTGCTGCAAACTGTGAACATAAAACAGTTGATCAGATTCACTGTTTTCAATAAAAACACCACCAACTCTTTTATTGTACACATTAGACAGTCTAACAGAGAGGTCTTTGGAGACAGACTTCTGCCCTCTTTGAAGCAGCGGCCCTGCCCTCACTGTTTCCTGCCCACTTCCTGGTTACTACAATAGAACCCCAGGGCCACGTTCAGCAGCCaaaacgttgcagatagaaacaCCAGAAATAGAGCCAACATGATTCCTTattctacaggacagagaggcatgtttgttctacagagcatatttctatctgaacgttcccAAACATTGTGTCTTGCTGAACGCGCCCCCCACCCCCCAGGGGGAATGGATCATTATCAATGTGGCAGATGATTTGTAAACAACAGAGCTGCGTTCAGCAGAGCACACTGTTGTGGAATGttcagatatatattttttgtagaaCTAACATGCCTCTCTGACCTGCAGGATGAGGAAGCACAAAGCTCTATTCATGATATGTATGTCTGCAACCCTCCATAACGTTTTTTACTGCAGACTGAATGAGGCTCATATGTGTATTTGCATGTTACAAATATTATTATTAAGACAGAGCCAATGACCCGTTTTCCTGCCCCTCTACGTACAGCCTGTCTTCCTGTCACAACGCCCCTCTACGTACAGCCTGTCTTCCTGTCACAACGTCCCTCTACGTACAGCCTGTCTTCCTGTCACAACGCCCCTCTACGTACAGCCTGTCTTCCTGTCACAACGCCCCTCTACGTACAGCCCGTCTTCCTGTCACAACGCCCCTCTACGTACAGCCTGTCTTCCTGTCACAACGCCCCTCTACGTACAACCCGTCTTCCTGTCACAACGCCCCTCTACGTACAGCCTGTCTTCCTGTCACAACGCCCCTCTACGTACAGCCTGTCTTCCTGTCACAACACCCCTCTACGTACAGCCTGTCTTCCTGTCACAACGCCCCTTAACGTACAGCATATAGATATATTAATTGACGCGAGTCATTCCTGACCTGGgcacagtgtatatatatatgtaacttATTCAACATCCATTTCTTTCAACAGTAAAATacacaaaaaacaaaaatgtactaTAATTGTCACCCAATAAGAAGTTGTGCAGACAGTTGATGAACACATTAGTTGATAAATAAACACCTTATAAAACATACAGCTCTATCGACTAGATCGTCCTAGATGCAGATCACTGCGAGGAGATCAAAATGTTAGTTACATCAACATTTCAATAATGGAAATTCTCTGACACAAACTGAAGTAAATCTTACAGCGTCTTCCACCCGTCTTCCTATAAACCGTTAAGGCAGCGGTGGAATAGAATATTCTGGATTTGACCTTTGACATGGTTTTTTTTTACCATCTGACAAGAACAGTAATGATTGTGGATAAATAAAACAGTATTTCTCTGATCTGCTCGCAAACGGGCAGTAAACACCGTTGCAGAACATGAATGACCCACTAGCCAATCGCCTTGGTTACGGTTCAAGCTTTATCTTTGTTAtagtttgtggggggggggggggggggtgttcgaTATGAAAATGATAGTTGTCTTTGTGAAAATATGCTATAAACAGCCATTTCAGCTTGACGGTATCTTTGTTAATGAAGATGTCAGGCTCACAAGGAGGCCCTGAAGCAACGCTGAACAGAGCTGTTCCACAAACGTTTCTTCTGCTTCCCTTCGATATTTAAGTTACAACTGTGCACCAATACTGTATTTTAACaggccctttaatatagaccacagaATCTGACTTTTAATATGAAAATACTTGCTACAGTGACATAAAGTCAGTATTTTGGCTAGATTTGAACCCACTTAAAGCTGCAatcagcagtaaaaaaaaaaaaaacgataaaTGAACTCCCCgcccctgttttggtaaaaagggACTGGGCTGAAGAACCAGACAGGGCTATGGATGGAAGGACTGATGTGGTGACAGTTGAGCTCATGAGGTATTTATCAgttacattcttcaagaatcCAAACTGGATGTAGCAACTGTTGCAGGACACTTCAACCCCAGAGGTTTTCACCAACATTGTAAAGACCTGGTTATTTTCTAGAGATTAATTCATTTAATGTGGTTAGTGAATTAttttaaaggtaaaaaaaacaacaacaacctgtcccTGATTTTAAGGTGAACcctgttacatgaactgaacCCTCGTTTAAATAAGGTGAAACTATTCCTtcttaaatgttattttttttccaAAAGCAACATTAAGACAAAGCTTTTTgtgcagtcagacacacagtgatAAAGCGTTATCATTAAGGTCCATCAGTCAGATCTCTTCAGACTGGGAAACGTGTCTGAAAGCTCTTTgtgcagtcagacacacagtgttAAAGTGTTATCATTAAGGTCCATCAGTCAGATCTCTTCAGACTGGGAAACGTGTCTGAAAGCTCTTTgtgcagtcagacacacagtgttAAAGCGTTATcattaaggtccctcagtcagaTCTCTTCAGACTGGGAAACGTGTCTGAAAGCTCTTTGTGCAGTCAGACACAGTGTTAAAGAGTTATCATTAAGGTCCATCAGTCAGATCTCTTCAGACTGGGAAACGTGTCTGAAAGCTCTTTCTGCAGCCAGACACACAGTGATAAAGCGTTATCATTAAGGTCCATCAGTCAGATCTCTTCAGACTGGGAAACGTGTCTGAAAGCTCTTTgtgcagtcagacacacagtgatAAAGCGTTATCATTAAGGTCCATCAGTCAGATCTCTTCAGACTGGGAAACGTGTCTGAAAGCTCTTTgtgcagtcagacacacagtgatAAAGCGTTATCATTAAGGTCCATCAGTCAGATCTCTTCAGACTGGGAAACGTGTCTGAAAGCTTTTTgtgcagtcagacacacagtgatAAAGAGTTATCATTAAGGTCCATCAGTCAGATCTCTTCAGACTGGGAAACGTGTCTGAAAGCTCTTTgtgcagtcagacacacagtgatAAAGCGTTATCATTAAGGTCCATCAGTCAGATCTCTTCAGACTGGGAAACGTGTCTGAAAGCTCTTTgtgcagtcagacacacagtgatAAAGCGTTATCATTAAGGTCCATCAGTCAGATCTCTTCAGACTGGGAAACGTGTCTGAAAGCTCTTTgtgcagtcagacacacagtgatAAAGCGTTATCATTAAGGTCCATCAGTCAGATCTCTTCAGACTGGGAAACGTGTCTGAAAGCTCTTTgtgcagtcagacacacagtgatAAAGCGTTATCATTAAGGTCCATCAGTCAGATCTCTTCAGACTGGGAAACGTGTCTGAAAGCTCTTTgtgcagtcagacacacagtgatAAAGCGTTATCATTAAGGTCCATCAGTCAGATCTCTTCAGACTGGGAAACGTGTCTGAAAGCTCTTTgtgcagtcagacacacagtgatAAAGCGTTATCATTAAGGTCCATCAGTCAGATCTCTTCAGACTGGGAAACGTGTctgtttttaacatttttttattaGATTTATTTTCCCAAGTTACATTCTCCATCAGGGACTCTTTATCTAGCACGGCCCAGACCAGCTGAGCACTCATCcattagcctggttccagatcagtCTTGTGCCAACTCTTACGGTCATTTTCAGaccaaaacagatctgggatcagactCCTCTGTCTCCAACTCCTCATAATACAACATGGTACAGACTCTTTGTGACGTCAGACACACAGCGGGGAAACATGAAAGATCCATCAGACTTGACCATCATAACGTCATGACGACCATTTAGAAAGCTCAGAGACACGGTGACCATCATAACGCCATGACAACCATTTAGAAAGCTCAGAGACACGTTGACCATCATAACGCCATGACGACCATTTAGAAAGCTCAGAGACACGTTGACCATCATAACGCCATGACGACCATTTAGAAAGCTCAGACATGTTGACCATCATAACGCCATGACGACCATTTAGACAGCTCAGAGACACGTTGGTCTGCCATCGTACCGCCATCACAGTCACGCCCTCTTTATCTTGGGATTCAAAACCTGAAATGTTCATCCAAGATTCAACTTTGAAGACGGTTAACTAGCATCAACAAACATGATAATAACAACATTAAAGCTGCCAATGTTCGACTGATCCTCCAAGAGTAATAATCCTTCcctaaaaaaatacattaaaaaaaagtcTCAAAATTGTGTCTGACCTTTAGAATGTAACAACCCTACCAAGTGTCACAAAACAGTGGCCACTGACCTCTCACAGAGTTACTATAACAACCAGCATAACAAAATGGCCGCCTGTCGTGGTGTCTGGTCCAGGCAGTTACCGACAGTTTAAGTCACCTGTCTTCCCTGGTTACTGACAGCTCAAATAAAAAATGGCCACCGACACCTTTTGTCCCCGGTTTCTGAAGTCAAAATGGCCACCGACACCTGTTGTCCCCGGTTTCTGAAGTCAAAATAGCCACCAACACCTGTTGTCCCCGGTTTCTGAAGTCAAAATGGCCACCGACACCTGTTGCCCCCGGTTTCTGAAGTCAAAATGGCCACCGACACCTGTTGTCCCCGGTTTCTGAAGTCAAAATAGCCACCGACACCGGTTGTCCCCGGTTTCTGAAGTCAAAATGGCCACCGACACCTGTTGTCCCCAGTTTCTGAAGTCAAAAAGGCCACCGACACCTGTTGTCCCCGGTTTCTGAAGTCAAAATGGCCACCGACACCTGTTGTCCTCGGTTTCTGAAGTCAAAATGGCCACCGACACCTGTTGTCCCCGGTTTCTGAAGTCAAAAATGGCCACCGACACCTGTTGTCCCCGGTTTCTGAAGTCAAAATAGCCACCGACACCCGTTGTCCCCGGTTTCTGAAGTCAAAATGGAGACGGGCTGGGAAGTTACTGACAGGTCAAGTTGGGGTCATTGAGCCAGGCCCAGATCTGGATCATCTCCTGCGGTGTCCGGCTGTGTACCAGCATCAGACCCTTATAGGCACACGGGTTCCTCCTGTACTTCTCCTCAATGTCAAACGTCTTGAAGCCTTTGTGTTTCTCCGGCCCCAGCCCCAGCTTCCTCAGACACATCCCTGTATAAACATCGTCGATGGGGTAGAGAGGTACGTGCTGCGAGGCTCCGTGCAGCCGTCTGGCCAGGTCCCCGGAGTACAGATACCCCCCTCCGCCCGCGTATGGCGGGTAATTGCCAACGAACAAACTCTCTGGGATGAAGTACTTGACCTTTTTATCCCTGTTTGGCCCCGCGTTGGTGATCACATCCCCTACAAACAGGTCCCTTGCCCGGGGCCCCGAGAGGCCCTTGAGGAAGGCCAGGATCCTCAACGTATTGACAAAGACGTCATCGTCCCCTTTAAAGACAAACTGAGCTCCAGGGCAGCGTGTGGTCATCCAGTCCAGGAAGAGCACCTCCTTGACGGTCAGGTTGAAGAACGAGTCCCGGTAGTCCCACTGGGGGTAGAGTTAAAACTATTATtatacaacaaaaaaatactacATATAGATTTGAGTATTTGGTTCATCATTCCACTGTTTATCCCATTGTATATGTCAGCATACTAAGAGTCTGAGTATCCCTGTGTCACACCAATACTGCAACATTGGAcaagacatacagttgaagtcagaagttcacatacacttaggttggagtttttcaaatttcttgttaacaaaatatagttttggcggTTAGGAcattacattgtgcatgacaagtaatttttacaacaattgtttacagacagattatttcactgtatcacaattccagtaggtcaagcatacactaagttgactgtgcctttaaacagctcggaaaattccagaaaattatgtcatggctttagaagcttctgataagcgaattgacacaatttgagtcaattggaaggtGTACCCgaaatccgccaagacctcagaaaaaaaattgtagacctccacaagtctggttcattcttgagagcaatttccaaacacctgaaggtaccacgttcatctgtacaaacaatagtacgcaagtataaacaccatgggaccacgcagccgtcatacctctcaggaaggagacgcgttctgtatcctagagatgaacgtactttggtgcgaaaagtgcaaatcaatcacagaacaacagcaaagaaccttgtgaatatgctgtaggaaacaggtacaaaagtatctatatccacagtaaaacgagtcctatatcgacataacctgaaaggacactcagcaaggaagaagccactgctccaaaacctccataaaaaagccagactacggtttgcaactgcacatggggacaaagatcgtacttttttggagaaatgtcctctggtctgatgaaacaaaaaaattgtgggcagaactgaaaaagcatgtgctagCAAAGAGgccaaacctgactcagttacaccagctctgtcaagaggaatgggccaacattcacccaacttattgtgggaagcttgtggaaggctccccgaagcgtttgacccaagttaaacaaattaaaaaggcaatgctaccaaatactaattgagtgtatgtaaacttctgacccactgggaatgtgatgaaataaataaaaagctgaaataaataatttctctctactattattctgacatttcactttaaggtaaagtggtgatcctaactgaccttagacagagCATTTTTAccatgattaaatgtcaggaattgtgaaaaactgagtttaaatgtatttggcgaagttgtatgtaaacgtctgacttccaACTGTATTACAGATCAAAACCAACATTGTGGACCAGTCAGTGAGTTCAAAAGACACCATACAACATCACCACACAAATACAATATTATATTTAAAAACACCCCCCTTGTCGATTGATGAACCGgtgtgtcaatctaagtaacataataacataAACCCCCATCAAAATCTGCCAGTTTCAGGTAGAGATCtgtttggtgggggggggggggggggttcaacatGTAAAAGATAACACATCTAGCATTTCCTGAGCTGTCTTATAGCTCCTTGATATGGGActgacacttcaaaaccttgttcGTTATGATTTGTTCTTTGACCGTCTTCTCTggcatttatgaatgtgttatgggATTTCGTAGTAAAAGGACAAATTCAATATGTtatcaaatcatttttaaaatatatatatttttagaacctaaaggggtcctaaaataaaaaaaactaatagctaaatgatccacgGTTTGACCAACTTAAAACAATTCTATGTCAGCTTATAACCCCCACCCCCTCCCAACATTTTAGGGTGTTTTCCCATAAAGTCCCCTTTAAAATAACCAATCTCAGTCCTCTTAAAAATAACCGATCTCAGTCCTCTTAAAAATAACCGATCTCAGTCCTCTTAAAAATAACCGATCTCAGTCCTCTTAAAAATAACCGATCTCAGTCCTCTTAAAAATAACCAATCCCAGTCCTCTTTAAAATAACCAATCCCAGTCCTCTTAAAAATAACCGATCTCAGTCCTCTTAAAAATAACCAATCTCAGTCCTCTTAAAAATAACCAATCTCAGTCCTCTTAAAAATAACCAATCTCAGTCCTCTTAAAAATAACCAATCTCAGTCCTCTTAAAAATAACCAATCTCAGTCCTCTTAAAAATAACCAATCTCAGTCCTCTTAAAAATAACCAATCTCAGTCCTCTTAAAAATAACCAATCTCAGTCCTCTTAAAAATAACCAATCTCAGTCCTCTTAAAAATAACCAATCTCAGTCCTCTTAAAAATAACCAATCTCAGTCCTCTTAAAAATAACCAATCTCAGTCCTCTTAAAAATAACCAATCTCAGTCCTCTTAAAAATAAccaatctcagtcctctttaaaataaccaatctcagtcctctttaaaataaccgatctcagtcctctttaaagtatATATATGTAATAAAAAAGGCTGAAGAAAAACTAAAGCCTCCGTTGTCTTTTTAGTCACACTGCCCTGGGAAATAAATGGCACAATTTAAATTTGAtcaagcacacctgttaattgaaatgcattccaggtggctacctcatgaaactggttgagagaatcccaagagtgtgcaaagctgtcatcaaggcaaagggtggcttctttgaagaatctcaaatatattttgagatgttaaacacttttttggttactacatgattccatttgtgttatttcatagttttgatgtcgtcactattattatgcaatgtagaaaataggaaaagTAAAtataaaccctggaatgagtaggtgtgtccaaacttttggacATTAACGTGTCTATTATTGACACCCCGAGGACATTAACGTGTCTATTATTGACACCCCGAGGACATTAACGTGTCTATTATTGACACCCCGAGGACAATTAACGTGTCTATTATTGACACCCCGAGGACATTAACGTGTCTATTATTGACACCTAGAGGACATTAACGTGTCTATTATTGACACCCAGAGGACAATTAACGTGTCTATTATTGACACCCCGAGGACATTAACGTGTCTATTATTGACACCCCGAGGACATTAACGTGTCTATTATTGACACCTAGAGGACATTAACGTGCCTATTATTGACACCCCGAGGACATTAACGTGTCTATTATTGACACCTAGAGGACATTAACGTGTCTATTATTGACACCCTGAGGACATTAACGTGTATTCTCTTGATACCTGCAGGATGTCGCGGTGGTGAGTGTTCTCATAGCGCAGCATCTCCGACAGATCTGGGTGGTGGTCCACGGCCGTGGTGTTGCCGAGCAGGAACACCGTGACAACCGTCCGGTTGGCGAGGACGCCGGCTCGACCCCACGACTGGCGGATGGCCTGGCGGCGGTCAAAGTGAGGAGCGAGGGATTTGACGGCCAGTAGGAGGAAGGGCGGCTCCCCTCTCCGGGTCTTTTGGCAGACGTGAGGCTGGTCCACCACTAGAGGGTACGACCGACAGCGCATGTAGAGCAGGAAGTCTTTAAAACGAGGAGGTAGGGAATTGTAGTCTTTCACGTGAGTGGTGACTCTGTAGTCCGGTTGGCAGGGGTCAGGGTTCAGCCCTGTGTCGTTGAGCCAATCAGGGACAggtctgacatcatcatcatcatcatcgctaGTGTTGTTACTATTGGAGGAGGCGAGGATGGGGTTGTGTTGGAGGTCCAGTCTCTGTTGCTGGCGGTTCCAGTAGGCCTGACTAGGAGCCAGTTTGGACCAGAATCGCTTGGAGGGGACAAGGACCTTGAATGGAGGAAGGAAGGAcgaaattaataaataaattgaGTATCCTAAACCGAGAACAACAAaacatacctttaaaaaaaaaaaagaggattAAAAAAGACAATTCAACACTGATTTAACACAAAGATTATTCAACACGTTTCAACAATTAAAGCCCTGTGCAGTCTTTTTAATTTCATATTTAAAATCACAGTAGGTTTAATAAATCACAGTTAATTTCTGGAAAATAactccaaatatattttattatttatttccccCCGAGCCTCCTCTTGCTAGGGGAATGCTGAGTCTGATCGTGTGGGCGTGTCCTTCAAAGGAGGAGGATACATATGCAAATAAGAGATGACTGGTCATAGGTCAGAATAATCAGATCAGATTGTGATGTCATGCTGATGgccaaaaactccatcccacctgaacaTGCAAAAACAATCCAAGCGTTTAAATTGACAAgcttttacactaaaagggcttcatcatcattttcacaatttcagtgtTACTTCATCCTCCAAGTGAAACATGGTTTGTGTGGAAATATTATTAAAAACACAGAAAAGTCAACAGGCCCCGACATATTCGCAAAGCGTAGAATCAGTTCGGTCTTTTAGACGAGTGGTTTTCAGACCTCACCTCAGGGACTCCCAGCCAttccatcacaggaggttggtggcaccttaattggggaggacaggctcgtggtaacaGCCGGAGCGGAATGAtttcaaatacatggtttccatggtttccaagtgtttgatgccattccatttgctccatcccagccattattatgagccgtcctcccctcagcagcctccactgtagtCCACGTATGATTGTGTCTAGACTTGACACTTAGATGTGACTTCTGCTATCAGAACACAAGTATCACATTGAAAAGACGGGTCTAAACGAGTGGCTTTGTGGTCTGACTGTTCCGATCTGGCTGACCACTTCAGGAGGTTTTGGACGTTGTTACGTACGTTGGAGGAgggaacacaacaccctgctacatctcagctcccagtggagtgaaacaacaccctgctacatctcagctcccagtggagtgaaacacaacaccctgctacatctcagctcccagtggagggtaacaccctgctacatctcagctcccagtggagtgaaacaacaccctgctacatctcagctcccagtggagtgaaacacaacaccctgctacatctcagctcccagtggagggtaacaccctgctacatctcagctcccagtggagtgaaacacaacactcagctacatctcagctcccagtggagtgaaacaacaccctgctacatctcagcccccagtggagtgaaacacaacactcAGCTACATCTCAgcccccagtggagtgaaacacaacaccctgctacatctcagctcccagtggagtgaaacacaacaccctgctacatctcagctcccagtggagtgaaacacaacaccctgctacatctcagcccctagtggagtgaaacacaacaccctgctacatctcagctcccagtggagtgaaacacaacaccctgctacatctcagctcccagcaacaccctgctacatctcagctcccagcaacaccctgctacatctcagctcccagtggagtgaaacacaacaccctgctacatctcagctcccagcaacaccctgctacatctcagctcccagtggagtgaaacgcaacaccctgctacatctcagctcccagtggagtgaaacacaacaccctgctacatctcagctcccagtggagtgaaacacaacaccctgctacatctcagctcccagtggagtgaaacacaacaccctgctacatctcagctccacgtggagtgaaacacaacaccctgctacatctcagctcccagtggagtgaaacacaacaccctgctacatctcagcccccagtggagtgaaacaacactcagctacatctcagctcccagtggagtgaaacaacaccctgctacatctcagctcccagtggagtgaaacaacaccctgctacatctcagctcccagtggagtgaaacacaacaccctgctacatctcagcccctagtggagtgaaacacaacaccctgctacatctcagctcccagtggagtgaaacacaacaccatgctacatctcagctcccagtggagtgaaacacaacaccctgctacatctcagctcccagtggagtgaaacacaacaccctgctacatctcagctcccagcaacaccctgctacatctcagctcccagcaacaccctgctacatctcagctcccagtggagtgaaacacaacaccctgctacatctcagctcccagcaacaccctgctacatctcagctcccagtggagtgaaacacaacaccctgctacatctcagctcccagtggagtgaaacacaacaccctgctacatctcagctcccagtggagtgaaacacaacaccctgctacatctcagctcccagtggagtgaaacacaacaccctgctacatctcagctcccagcaacaccctgctacatctcagctcccagcaacaccctgctacatctcagctcccagtggtgtgaaacaacaccctgctacatctcagctcccagtggagtg
Proteins encoded:
- the LOC118943921 gene encoding N-acetyllactosaminide beta-1,3-N-acetylglucosaminyltransferase 2-like produces the protein MAGLRRKLKFLVTLMTVNLFIFILVFHGGGGQDKGHNKVLVPSKRFWSKLAPSQAYWNRQQQRLDLQHNPILASSNSNNTSDDDDDDVRPVPDWLNDTGLNPDPCQPDYRVTTHVKDYNSLPPRFKDFLLYMRCRSYPLVVDQPHVCQKTRRGEPPFLLLAVKSLAPHFDRRQAIRQSWGRAGVLANRTVVTVFLLGNTTAVDHHPDLSEMLRYENTHHRDILQWDYRDSFFNLTVKEVLFLDWMTTRCPGAQFVFKGDDDVFVNTLRILAFLKGLSGPRARDLFVGDVITNAGPNRDKKVKYFIPESLFVGNYPPYAGGGGYLYSGDLARRLHGASQHVPLYPIDDVYTGMCLRKLGLGPEKHKGFKTFDIEEKYRRNPCAYKGLMLVHSRTPQEMIQIWAWLNDPNLTCQ